From the Periophthalmus magnuspinnatus isolate fPerMag1 chromosome 1, fPerMag1.2.pri, whole genome shotgun sequence genome, one window contains:
- the lcorl gene encoding ligand-dependent nuclear receptor corepressor-like protein isoform X2 encodes MATVHCSKCTAERKGFRRELDSWRHKLIHCIGFESILEGIYGPLLLRDLSLFDDYEPEDVIDWSPEENGSHCTFCNLPLEKLNDHVLSSLSPLSSPSDYSPRPALSESSQSAHRFLQAVFNKKDVPLDCDPNIPLIAQELMKKMIRQFAMEYASKCLLHTTTNGVQTKTTSPQSETADGPLDLTVSRAQEEKEPQPDGALDLSNRKSASLPTSKPSVSTINHKASGRQQRQEYIERSLELSEGLLSKALKDIRSGRLPEQRAALLYGIPLQVLKEGQESWSEEGLLQHLSPGNRDVREEVSSYCVMSSMLGGEARLVLQKVAAWAERAEIGGAAEDHGELNIPSSSLTFFQPNKTMHQSFPQLRDALQPPASPTPSLEPPAPLRIPQVRSVSDQTRALPAENSGAPEGLHLRTSSSEGTASVLSSARPLFKLRPSVLAHSSNLSPHRPGARAPSVDDTEEGADRRDKDKQPRKKRGRYRQYDHELMEEAITMVMAGRMSVSKAQGVYGVPHSTLEYKVKERTGTLKNPPKKKSAIPCPSSTNVSRPGSTCSANSGILTLAAPTNRF; translated from the exons ATGGCGACCGTGCATTGCTCCAAGTGCACGGCCGAGAGGAAAGGATTCAGACGGGAACTGGATTCGTGGCGACACAAATTAATACACTGCATAG GGTTTGAAAGCATTCTTGAAGGCATCTATGGACCATTACTGCTCAGAGATCTCAGTTTATTTGATG ACTATGAACCTGAAGATGTTATTGACTGGTCCCCTGAAGAAAACGGTTCTCACTGTACATTCTGCAATCTTCCCCTTGAGAAACTCAAT gatCATGTGTTGTCATCTTTGTCTCCCCTCTCGTCCCCATCTGACTACTCTCCACGCCCTGCCCTCTCTGAGAGCAGCCAATCAGCTCACAGGTTCCTACAGGCTGTGTTTAACAAGAAAG ATGTGCCTCTTGACTGTGACCCAAACATCCCCCTAATTGCCCAGGAGCTTATGAAAAAGATGATTCGCCAGTTTGCCATGGAGTATGCCTCCAAGTGCCTGCTCCACACCACCACAAATGGTGTTCAAACAAAAACCACTTCACCTCAGTCCGAAACGGCAGATGGTCCCCTTGACCTTACAGTGAGCCGTGCCCAGGAAGAAAAGGAACCGCAACCGg ATGGCGCGCTTGACCTCTCTAACAGAAAATCTGCCAGTTTACCAACATCAAAACCTTCTGTCTCCACAATTAATCACAAAGCCTCAGG GAGGCAGCAAAGGCAGGAGTACATTGAGAGGAGCCTGGAGCTGTCAGAGGGGTTGCTGTCCAAGGCCCTTAAGGACATTCGCTCAGGGAGGCTTCCGGAGCAGCGGGCTGCATTGCTGTATGGGATACCTCTTCAAGTCCTAAAGGAAGGCCAGGAGAGCTGGTCTGAAGAAGGGCTGCTACAGCATCTGTCACCAGGAAACCGAGATGTCAGAGAAGAAGTGTCCTCctactgtgtgatgtcatccatgctggGCGGCGAGGCCCGGCTGGTGCTGCAGAAGGTGGCAGCGTGGGCAGAGCGGGCTGAGattggaggagcagcagaggatcATGGGGAGTTGAATATCCCTTCATCCTCTCTGACTTTTTTTCAGCCAAACAAAACCATGCACCAATCCTTTCCCCAACTCAGGGATGCTCTGCAGCCTCCGGCGAGCCCCACCCCCAGCCTCGAGCCCCCCGCACCACTACGTATTCCTCAGGTTCGCTCTGTGTCCGATCAGACCAGAGCACTCCCTGCTGAAAACAGTGGTGCACCTGAAGGCCTTCATCTTCGTACCTCATCATCAGAGGGCACTGCCAGTGTGTTGTCCTCTGCAAGACCTCTCTTCAAACTTAGGCCTTCAGTCTTGGCACACAGCTCCAACCTATCACCTCATCGTCCGGGGGCACGTGCCCCTTCAGTGGatgatacagaggagggagcagaTCGTCGTGATAAAGACAAGCAACCAAGGAAGAAACGTGGAAGATATCGCCAATATGACCACGAGCTGATGGAGGAGGCTATCACTATGGTGATGGCAGGTCGCATGAGTGTGTCCAAGGCCCAGGGGGTCTATGGTGTGCCACACAGCACACTGGAATACAAAGTCAAGGAGCGCACTGGCACACTGAAAAACCCACCGAAGAAAAAATCTGCCATCCCCTGCCCCTCCAGTACCAACGTCTCCAGGCCGGGTTCTACCTGTTCAGCTAACTCAGGGATACTCACCTTAGCTGCTCCAACAAACAGGTTTTAA
- the lcorl gene encoding uncharacterized protein lcorl isoform X1, with product MATVHCSKCTAERKGFRRELDSWRHKLIHCIGFESILEGIYGPLLLRDLSLFDDYEPEDVIDWSPEENGSHCTFCNLPLEKLNDHVLSSLSPLSSPSDYSPRPALSESSQSAHRFLQAVFNKKDVPLDCDPNIPLIAQELMKKMIRQFAMEYASKCLLHTTTNGVQTKTTSPQSETADGPLDLTVSRAQEEKEPQPDGALDLSNRKSASLPTSKPSVSTINHKASGCCLSSTAKETEACRCQWTKTSALGAVLSSLCPAHQLLLCRILKLAHQHKLLFKTLKQVQPECYCCHCGKYFEDDMSCYHGTRSDCTPHSCCQHWLIDHCTTRCHPGESKSNCSTHYCALKECGHENDWDSNSCSAKLSKSETCTIICPKRAHCHSCQSLSSTNINNLVCSLAPTVPSPSVLSLCSLSICCNQHNTLPCSCHLMRSSLTEDKSTNSTENEGDITALKQEQSPSPPPLSPIPDPTKQSDDRPPALDDQIQDEEIEPVGKIRGNANLKKYLVKRPKCRSVQSSRTLKSSGTLLQDVVSRFSEKLETIEPSEKDVPFVTAPEAEKHELHCASKCVQLNADSHLTEIITTVLHTGKASEYNLGKLINHHNNKESHSPNTRSRRRQEMLAAMTTPTDNATTRRQSKQTRQIKCELAMLDQYHNKHRAVLENGESILNHANKEFAREVKAVKLNSDTPKKPKTETVVRQVENEAKYMAASIKKEADVALFEETPTSLQGDNWKVANCKTVLDCKMNLEKEYGTSVCGKNAQFPLEQSNNSRKARKSKRTIVPPPRFSSYVTEPRKMYFVACFSDTIFNPRIRTDEGIVPPQNPNHKSHYENNASKNTKEYSVKADSESLTVPPTKEKSPTKNNSNMLTDDDRRTAKRRRRLQLEDLSSDAKTTPSACADTCLEYTSPIKLMFVSPVKDEQGTKYSLKSAAAVNGSRADECFDPCEESSWSGTPEKITKSQNPQVATLTASPLKSTATPTKPASGSPRSSLNKTSPKSSPPAKSGSPRSTTTSTSSPKAGSRRSGESTSTKWVDDPQRFSHDASGLHETTPPKRRRGRPKKLGPQLEKKVKRPIGRPRKEKVKECTVNEKVNGNTEASDTEKNVNKNLKITVLYGRSRRNKRMVSEGFDQLQTEFRDACQAVGLNNNWSMLMNTTKVNSTDLKTASVELSQKIPSIGPAKDGAPHSSNSKCPSKDDAAPSRKPGRPAKVKISGISVTVTTVSPRQRKIQINKDKASPVKQNYKRALFQKPVSAKEPKTITCHSVSISSDEEQHSEEPKGESETEPNPTVSVRHSERVRKPSIHFLHAVATSSSYSRSSALVRRSKQLLLSKTKKDESQNIVQPLEEKQHIREKGKGKAFSLGLQQIGTVSVDSIYRPKEVKWWSASVQEKTLNQELARRIRLISDTWVSDTVGNEAGFVSEKGQSSGKPKCSSVVRSLFDCSPNKPRSCSMQQLCSWFMQTTETQSLSIVKKASSRNPYEVMHFPRTTYKKTTCYSPQAERLRKHLKKFAKSMPKSPTAYAQAQKKIHRRNIVSKSNFKYGHSTTTQPTDRLNYIDKGRSKSFSKYKNNLYRAKRRFLSRKVRKSWTNGKTQKGLKRHTTVLHSKQKTFLKSPTKHFSSGQPLTPVHEAEDSLSSEHSSPETLRECRVFLRKIHSPNNGAAKEEEGSHPITLERSPTALLLSRSENGAGVKQAVKTEHIRSPKRGCFRDSPDSVQGQHVEPMRGRGHRDESPQQPPAKRLRQSRMTGLSGARWRDFVFEN from the exons ATGGCGACCGTGCATTGCTCCAAGTGCACGGCCGAGAGGAAAGGATTCAGACGGGAACTGGATTCGTGGCGACACAAATTAATACACTGCATAG GGTTTGAAAGCATTCTTGAAGGCATCTATGGACCATTACTGCTCAGAGATCTCAGTTTATTTGATG ACTATGAACCTGAAGATGTTATTGACTGGTCCCCTGAAGAAAACGGTTCTCACTGTACATTCTGCAATCTTCCCCTTGAGAAACTCAAT gatCATGTGTTGTCATCTTTGTCTCCCCTCTCGTCCCCATCTGACTACTCTCCACGCCCTGCCCTCTCTGAGAGCAGCCAATCAGCTCACAGGTTCCTACAGGCTGTGTTTAACAAGAAAG ATGTGCCTCTTGACTGTGACCCAAACATCCCCCTAATTGCCCAGGAGCTTATGAAAAAGATGATTCGCCAGTTTGCCATGGAGTATGCCTCCAAGTGCCTGCTCCACACCACCACAAATGGTGTTCAAACAAAAACCACTTCACCTCAGTCCGAAACGGCAGATGGTCCCCTTGACCTTACAGTGAGCCGTGCCCAGGAAGAAAAGGAACCGCAACCGg ATGGCGCGCTTGACCTCTCTAACAGAAAATCTGCCAGTTTACCAACATCAAAACCTTCTGTCTCCACAATTAATCACAAAGCCTCAGG CTGCTGCCTGTCAAGCACTGCAAAAGAAACAGAAGCATGTCGATGCCAATGGACCAAGACCTCTGCTTTAGGTGCTGTTTTAAGCTCGCTGTGTCCAGCTCATCAGTTGTTGCTATGCCGAATCCTAAAACTAGCCCATCAACACAAACTgctctttaaaactcttaaACAAGTCCAACCAGAGTGCTACTGCTGTCATTGTGGCAAATATTTTGAAGATGATATGAGTTGTTATCATGGCACAAGGAGTGACTGCACACCGCATAGCTGCTGTCAGCACTGGCTAATTGATCACTGCACCACTAGGTGCCATCCAGGAGAGTCCAAGTCCAACTGCAGCACGCATTACTGTGCTTTGAAAGAGTGTGGACATGAAAATGATTGGGACTCCAACAGCTGCTCTGCTAAGCTTAGCAAAAGTGAGACTTGCACAATTATCTGCCCCAAGAGGGCACACTGTCATTCCTGCCAAAGCCTCTCTTCTACAAACATCAACAATTTAGTGTGCTCATTGGCCCCTACTGTTCCATCCCCATCAGTCTTAAGTTTATGTTCGTTATCAATCTGCTGTAACCAACACAACACTCTACCATGCTCATGCCATTTAATGCGCTCCTCTTTGACTGAAGACAAGAGCACAAACTCCACAGAAAATGAAGGTGACATTACTGCACTAAAGCAGGAGCAAagtccctctccccctcctctgtctcctatCCCAGACCCAACCAAGCAAAGTGATGACAGACCACCAGCCCTTGATGACCAAATTCAAGACGAGGAAATTGAGCCTGTAGGGAAAATACGTGGTAATGCAAACCTTAAAAAATATTTGGTAAAAAGACCGAAGTGCAGATCAGTGCAAAGTAGCCGTACTCTGAAAAGCAGTGGGACGCTACTGCAGGATGTAGTCAGTCGTTTTAGTGAGAAACTTGAAACTATCGAGCCTTCAGAGAAGGATGTGCCATTTGTCACTGCACCGGAGGCTGAAAAGCATGAGTTACATTGTGCTTCTAAATGTGTACAATTAAATGCGGATTCCCATTTGACTGAAATAATCACTAcagtccttcacacaggcaaaGCCAGTGAATACAACCTTGGTAAACTCATTAACCATCATAATAACAAGGAGAGTCATTCCCCAAACACACGTTCCAGACGCCGGCAGGAGATGCTCGCTGCTATGACGACGCCCACTGATAATGCTACAACCCGAAGGCAATCTaaacaaacaagacaaattAAATGTGAACTAGCAATGCTGGAccaatatcacaataaacacAGGGCCGTGTTAGAAAATGGGGAAAGCATTTTGAATCACGCAAATAAGGAATTTGCACGAGAGGTCAAAGCTGTGAAACTCAATTCAGACActccaaaaaaacccaaaacggAGACAGTGGTGAGACAAGTGGAAAACGAGGCAAAATATATGGCAGCTTCTATAAAAAAAGAGGCAGATGTGGCATTGTTTGAAGAAACTCCCACATCCCTCCAGGGTGATAATTGGAAAGTGGCAAATTGTAAAACAGTTCTGGATTGTAAAATGAATCTGGAGAAAGAGTATGGgacttcagtttgtggtaaaAATGCCCAATTTCCATTAGAGCAGTCAAATAATTCAAGAAAGGCCAGGAAATCTAAGAGAACCATTGTGCCCCCCCCTCGCTTTTCCTCCTATGTGACAGAGCCCCGTAAGATGTACTttgttgcatgtttttcagacacTATCTTTAACCCGAGAATTCGAACAGATGAAGGTATCGTTCCCCCTCAAAACCCTAACCACAAGTCCCATTATGAAAATAATGCTTCTAAAAATACAAAGGAATATTCTGTAAAAGCTGACAGTGAGAGCCTGACCGTTCCACCTACCAAAGAGAAGAGTCCCACTAAAAACAACTCCAACATGCTGACAGATGATGACCGACGTACTGCTAAGCGCCGCAGAAGGTTACAGTTAGAAGACTTGTCCTCTGATGCTAAAACAACACCTTCTGCATGTGCTGACACTTGTCTTGAGTACACTAGTCCAATAAAGCTTATGTTTGTTTCTCCGGTTAAAGATGAGCAGGGGACGAAGTACAGTTTGAAGTCGGCAGCTGCTGTAAATGGATCGCGAGCAGATGAATGCTTTGACCCCTGCGAAGAATCGTCTTGGTCAGGGACACCAGagaaaatcacaaaatcacagAACCCACAGGTTGCCACACTGACTGCATCACCTCTAAAGTCCACAGCCACTCCTACCAAACCAGCCTCTGGGTCACCAAGGTCCTCACTCAACAAGACCTCGCCAAAATCATCTCCACCTGCTAAATCTGGCTCACCCAGGTcaacaactacttctacttcttcacCAAAAGCAGGATCAAGAAGATCAGGTGAAAGCACTTCAACCAAGTGGGTGGATGACCCTCAAAGATTTTCCCATGATGCTTCAGGGTTGCATGAAACCACTCCACCAAAGAGACGTCGAGGCCGGCCAAAAAAGCTGGGACCGCAGCTGGAGAAAAAGGTCAAGAGGCCTATTGGCCGTCCACGCAAAGAGAAGGTTAAAGAATGCACAGTAAATGAAAAGGTAaatggaaatactgaagcatctgacacagagaaaaatgtcaacaaaaatctaaaaattacTGTTCTATATGGTCGTTCTAGGAGAAATAAAAGGATGGTGTCTGAGGGCTTTGATCAGCTTCAAACTGAATTTCGCGATGCGTGTCAGGCAGTGGGCTTAAATAATAACTGGAGTATGTTAATGAACACTACTAAAGTTAATTCAACAGATCTTAAAACGGCTTCAGTTGAACTGTCCCAAAAGATTCCCTCAATAGGACCTGCTAAGGATGGCGCTCCccactcaagtaacagtaaatGTCCATCAAAGGATGATGCTGCACCCTCTCGGAAACCAGGTAGACCCGCTAAAGTTAAAATCTCTGGAATTTCTGTTACAGTAACCACAGTATCACCTCGACAACGCAAAATTCAGATCAACAAAGACAAAGCCTCTCCAGTAAAGCAGAACTATAAGCGAGCACTCTTCCAAAAGCCCGTGTCTGCCAAAGAGCCCAAGACAATCACTTGTCATTCAGTGAGCATCAGCAGTGATGAAGAGCAGCATTCAGAAGAacctaaaggagagagtgaaacTGAACCAAACCCAACTGTTTCAGTTCGTCACTCTGAGAGGGTCAGGAAGCCATCTATTCATTTTTTACATGCAGTTGCGACCTCCAGCTCATACAGCCGTAGCAGTGCTCTGGTGCGGCGCTCTAAACAGCTCCTGTTGAGTAAGACCAAAAAAGATGAATCACAGAATATAGTGCAGCCAttagaagaaaaacaacatataagagagaaggggaaaggaAAGGCCTTCTCTCTAGGATTACAACAAATAGGAACCGTGTCTGTTGACTCTATCTACCGTCCAAAAGAGGTGAAGTGGTGGTCAGCCTCAGTTCAGGAGAAGACCCTAAACCAGGAACTTGCCAGACGAATCCGACTCATCTCTGACACCTGGGTTTCCGACACAGTGGGTAATGAAGCAGGATTTGTCTCTGAGAAAGGTCAATCCAGTGGAAAGCCCAAATGTTCCTCTGTGGTGCGTTCATTGTTTGACTGCTCTCCTAACAAGCCCAGGTCCTGCAGCATGCAGCAGCTCTGCTCGTGGTTTATGCAGACCACAGAGACGCAGTCACTCTCGATTGTTAAGAAGGCAAGCTCACGCAATCCTTATGAAGTCATGCATTTTCCACGAActacatacaaaaaaacaacatgctaTAGCCCTCAGGCAGAGCGGCTGCGCAAACATCTCAAGAAATTTGCAAAAAGTATGCCAAAAAGTCCAACTGCTTATGCACAGGCTCAGAAAAAGATTCACAGAAGGAACattgtatcaaaatcaaatttcaaatatggGCATTCAACCACCACTCAACCTACAGACAGGCTTAATTATATAGACAAGGGGAGGAGCAAATCATTTAGCAAATACAAGAACAATCTTTATCGCGCAAAAAGAAGGTTCTTATCCAGAAAAGTGAGAAAGTCCTGGACGAATGGTAAAACACAGAAAGGTTTAAAAAGACATACCACTGTattacattcaaaacaaaaaacatttcttaaatcaccaacaaaacatttttccaGTGGACAACCACTGACTCCTGTGCATGAGGCTGAAGATTCTTTGAGCTCTGAACATTCAAgtccagagacactgagggagTGTCGTGTTTTTCTGAGGAAAATCCATTCACCAAACAATGGGGCAGCCAAGGAGGAAGAGGGTTCACACCCTATCACACTGGAGAGGTCACCTACAGCATTACTGTTAAGTAGAAGTGAAAATGGTGCAGGGGTTAAACAAGCTGTGAAAACTGAACATATACGAAGCCCTAAAAGAGGTTGCTTTAGAGACTCACCTGACTCAGTCCAGGGACAGCATGTGGAGCCAATGAGAGGCAGGGGCCACAGGGATGAATCACCACAACAACCACCAGCAAAAAGGTTGAGACAATCACGAATGACGGGCCTATCTGGAGCCAGATGGCGTGACTTTGTGTTTGAAAACTGA
- the ncapg gene encoding condensin complex subunit 3, with protein sequence MTADNEMDIKETFQRAQKGHNKAKLVASLKSRYNKLEDKTLFHEEFVHYLKYAMIVYKREPCVENVIEFVARFATSFQSAPKPEEEHEEETEEDEEDAEDDHPFLSFIFNFLLESHKANSHAVRFRVCQLINKLLGSMAENAQIDDDLFDRIHQAMLIRVTDKFPNVRIQAALAMTRLQQPRDPDCPTINAYLLIIDNDSNAEVRRAVLSCIAMSPSTLPKVLKRTRDIKENVRKLAFQVLADKVHIKALTIAQRVSLLQQGLHDASEAVREVVCSRLLPAWLLRLEGDVIQLLHRLDVENCAQTALDTLKAIFDGMTPEDLLKHQLQLNDRKLMEEDSLSCENMLYWRALCEFIKSKGDEGEEMLEKVLPDAAIYAHYLSGYLKAVPVLSEEQRADFNQLELVMTKEFISQQLIHLIGCLDTNEEGSRKQVLAVLQEMLSLPHTPFSLVSLLTEKLLTLIPDDQRRIQCVAEIISDVREPIIEASHVIDENLSRRQQVQLAEVKVQIMEVKQALEDCISAQEFNRAAELKDSITELENRRNQILQEIAESNQPADKETRAEKNDPETLLRCLAMFAELLKQMNIKSRIGPTISALMSSLVLPSIANAHPAVRNMAVVCLGTCALHSMELAKTHMVLLLQIAQLDEVRIRISAVQAIIDLLLMFGFQLLSDTTILHTTPASQSPERQEDDAPSDDKMETQEDSAQSTLVMLSEFLDSEIADLRTEAAEGIAKLLYTGRIASAKMFSRLVLLWYNPVTEDDTRLRHCLGVFFQLYARESRAHQEVIENSFLPTVRTLLNAPVTSPLAEVDINNVVELLVELTRHSALIKPSTNTEEACVHDYLAAHMCGEMLKDPSAPEVRLYAKTLCNLELSQDETVKKDLHTLLQELVQAVKDRVCLRALEKMMAQLVDSKEQAEMLSASALQPLDVNDEASENPTKSVKRGKRANPGQKKAGATKGGRKPSRRADSSEESDGENVPESVPSVRPSRRAKAAALEKTKLDLNPLINQEVS encoded by the exons ATGACTGCAGACAATGAGATGGACATTAAGGAGACGTTTCAACGCGCTCAAAAAGGCCACAACAAGGCAAAACTAGTGGCAAGTCTCAAGAGTCGCTACAACAAG CTTGAAGACAAAACTCTATTTCATGAGGAGTTTGTGCATTATCTGAAGTATGCCATGATCGTGTACAAGAGAGAGCCCTGTGTGGAAAATGTCATCGAGTTTGTTGCCAGGTTTGCAACAAGTTTTCAGTCTGCTCCCAAACCAGAAGAAGAGCACGAagaggagactgaggaggatgaggaagacGCTGAGGATGATCACCCAttcctcagttttattttcaactttttattggag TCCCATAAAGCAAATAGTCATGCGGTGCGTTTCCGTGTTTGTCAATTGATCAACAAACTCCTGGGCAGCATGGCGGAAAATGCTCAAATTGATGATGACTTGTTTGATCGGATTCATCAAGCCATGTTGATCCGTGTCACTGACAAGTTTCCAAATGTGAGGATTCAAGCTGCACTGGCTATGACCCGCCTACAGCAACCAAGAGATCCAGACTGCCCAACTATCAATG catatttGCTGATAATAGATAATGATTCTAATGCTGAAGTGCGACGGGCTGTTCTCTCCTGTATTGCAATGTCTCCTTCTACACTCCCTAAAGTGCTCAAACGCACCAGAGACATTAAAGAGAATGTTCGGAAGTTGGCATTTCAG gtACTTGCAGATAAAGTTCACATAAAAGCTCTCACAATCGCACAGAGAGTGAGTCTGCTGCAGCAGGGTCTCCATGACGCCTCAG AAGCGGTAAGAGAAGTGGTTTGCTCACGTCTGTTGCCAGCTTGGCTGCTTCGTTTGGAGGGTGATGTCATTCAGCTGCTTCACCGGCTTGATGTGGAGAACTGTGCTCAGACAGCTCTGGACACTCTGAAAGCCATATTTGACGGCATGACCCCTGAGGATCTCCTGAAACACCAACTGCAGTTGAATGACAG GAAGCTGATGGAAGAAGATTCATTGAGCTGTGAGAATATGCTTTACTGGAGAGCCCTTTGTGAATTCATCAAGAGCAAGGGAGACGAAGGAGAAGAAATGTTAGAGAAGGTTTTACCAGATGCTGCCATCTATGCCCACTACCTTTCTGG GTACCTAAAGGCTGTGCCTGTTTTGTCAGAAGAACAAAGAGCTGACTTTAACCAGTTGGAGCTTGTCATGACTAAAGAGTTCATCTCACAACAACTCATCCATCTCATTGGCTGCCTGGACACAAACGAAGAGGGAAGCAG GAAGCAAGTGCTGGCAGTTCTACAGGAGATGCTATCTTTACCCCATACTCCTTTCTCTCTCGTCTCACTGCTCACTGAAAAGCTTCTTACCCTCATCCCAGATGACCAAAGAAGGATTCAGTGT GTGGCAGAAATCATCTCTGATGTGAGAGAGCCGATTATAGAGGCCAGCCATGTTATAGATGAAAATCTCAGCCGCCGACAGCAAGTACAG CTAGCAGAGGTGAAAGTTCAAATTATGGAAGTAAAACAGGCTCTGGAGGACTGTATCTCCGCTCAAGAGTTTAATCGAGCTGCTGAGCTCAAGGACTCCATTACAGAGCTAGAAAATCGCCGGAATCAAATTCTTCAGGAAATTGCTGAGAGTAACCAGCCAGCTGACAAGGAGACTCGTGCTGAAAAG AATGATCCAGAGACTCTTCTAAGGTGCCTCGCAATGTTTGCTGAGCTACTTAAGCAGATGAACATCAAATCTCGTATTGGACCAACTATAAGCGCACTTATGTCCTCATTG GTCTTGCCTTCTATTGCAAATGCCCACCCCGCCGTCCGCAACATGGCTGTGGTGTGTCTGGGAACATGTGCTCTACACAGCATGGAGCTTGCCAAAACCCACATGGTTCTGCTGCTACAA ATTGCTCAGTTGGACGAGGTGAGGATTCGCATCAGTGCTGTGCAGGCTATTATCGACCTGTTGCTGATGTTCGGCTTCCAGCTGCTCTCTGACACAACGATCCTTCACACCACCCCAGCCTCGCAGTCCCCAGAGAGGCAGGAGGACGACGCCCCCTCTGACGACAAGATGGAAACGCAGGAGGACAGTGCTCAGAGTACACTGGTCATGCTTTCAGAGTTTCTGGACAGTGAG ATAGCAGACCTCCGCACAGAAGCAGCTGAGGGCATTGCCAAACTGCTCTACACTGGCAGAATTGCTAGTGCCAAAATGTTCTCACGTCTTGTTCTGTTGTGGTACAACCCTGTCACTGAGGATGACACTCGTCTGCGGCACTGCCTTGGCGTCTTCTTCCAGCTCTACGCCCGTGAAAGCAG GGCTCACCAGGAAGTTATTGAGAATAGTTTTCTGCCAACTGTGCGGACTCTGTTGAATGCTCCAGTGACCTCTCCGCTCGCTGAGGTGGACATTAACAACGTGGTGGAATTACTTGTTGAACTGACCCGCCACAGTGCACTTATCAAACCCTCGACCAACACAGAA GAAGCGTGTGTCCATGACTACCTGGCGGCGCACATGTGTGGAGAGATGTTGAAAGATCCCTCAGCCCCAGAGGTTCGGTTGTATGCAAAGACTTTGTGCAACCTCGAACTAAGTCAAGATGAGACTGTGAAGAAGGATTTGCATACACTGCTGCAGGAGCTTGTACAG GCTGTCAAGGATcgtgtgtgtctgcgtgcgCTTGAGAAAATGATGGCTCAGCTTGTGGATTCTAAGGAACAAGCAGAGATGCTGAGTGCCAGTGCTTTACAACCACTGGACGTAAATGATG AAGCATCTGAAAACCCAACTAAATCTGtcaagagaggaaaaagagctAATCCAG GTCAAAAGAAAGCCGGCGCAACCAAAGGGGGTAGAAAGCCCAGCAGGAGAGCGGACTCATCAGAGGAAAG TGATGGAGAAAATGTTCCTGAGTCTGTCCCATCGGTGCGTCCATCAAGAAGAGCAAAAGCAGCTGCTCTTGAGAAGACAAAGCTGGATTTAAATCCTCTGATCAATCAAGAGGTGTCGTAA